The Caldisericum exile AZM16c01 region AATTTGAAATTGAACGAATACGGAGTTTTTAGGCTTGATGATAATGCAATAATTGCAGGTGTTAAGGAAACTGATGTGTATGAGGCACTTGATCTTGATTGGATTCCTCCCGAAATGCGAGAAGATACAGGTGAAATTGAACTTGCGATGCAACACAAACTTCCTACTATTGTTGACTACAAGGATATAAAAGGCGATTTGCATATGCACACGAAGTATTCAGATGGTGCTAATACAATAGAAGAGATGGCACGTAAGGCTATCTCACTTGGTTATGAATACATAGTCGTAACTGAGCACGCAAAAGCGCTTGGTGTTGCTCACGGTCTTTCAATAGAGGAATTTAAAAAAGAAAAAGAAGAAATTAATAGATTAAATAGAAAATTTTATCCTTTTAAGATATTTCTCGGTGTTGAATTGAATATCCTTTCAGATGGCTCTATTGATTTTGATGAAAAGGATCTTGACATTTTTGATTTATGTCTTGCAGGAATTCATACCGGAATGAATCAGAGTGAAAGCGCAATAACTGAAAGAATTAAGAAGGTTTTACAAATCCCAAAGGTTAAAATTATAGTTCATCCTACCGGAAGAATTATAAATGGGCGTTCAGAATATAGTGTAAACATTGATGAAATTTTTAGGGAGGCAAAAAAGTACAACAAAATTTTTGAGATAAATGCTTCGTTTGAACGGCTTGACCTAAGCGACGTCAATGCAAGAAAAGCAGTTTATGAATATGGGCTTAAAATTGCTATAGGAACTGATGCTCACTCAACCGAATCAATGAATAATATGCGCTTTGGCGTTGGTGTAGCAAGAAGGGCTTGGTTACGGAAAGAGGATATTATAAACACAAAATCTTTGAAAGAATTTGAGGAATTTTTGAGGGAAGTATGAGAAGAGTTCTTGTTTTAGGAGAAAATGCTGTTGATGTTAAAATAAGGCTTGACGACCTTATACTTTCCGATGACGAAAATCATATTCCAGAAGAGACTTCAATAAATTTTGGAGGGACTGGAATAAATTTTTCGTTTGCGTTAAAGGTTCTCTCCGAAACACCAGTCTATTTTACTCCTATATCTTTGGATGCCTTTGGAAAAAGCATTCGACAATTTTTGGAGCAAAACAACATATACTATTTTGATTATAGTTCAGAAAAGCCAACTCCTGTTGTTGTGAGTATTATTTCGAAAGATAAAAGGATAACGATTGCAAATATTAAAGGAACTGCATATGTTGACATCACTTTCAATGTCTTTCTAAATGCAAATCTTCATTATGACTATGTTTATGTTTCAGGAGGTCTATTAACTGAAAGAAATCCTCAAATTGAAAGTTTCAAAATAATAAAGCATATTAAAGAAATGGGGCGTGCTATATTCTTTGACCCACAAGTACGCATTGGCAAAGATCTTCCAGGTTTTATTGAAACTTGCGAGGAAATTATTCCTCTTTCAGATATTGTGCTTGCAAATGAAAAGGAGATTTCTGTTTTTGGGAAAGATCTTTTAGAAAACTTCCTTGAAAGAGGAGGCGTTTTAGTTGTAAAAAGAGGGAAGGAAGGCGCGAAACTTATCACAAATGTCAGGGAACATGAGGTTAAAGGAGTAAGTTTGAAGAGTGTAAATGTAGTTGGTGCTGGCGATGTATTTAATGCAGCATTTATTAAGTCTTTTATCAATACGAATCGTTTAAATGAATCTCTTGAATTTGCAAATGAATTTGCAACAAGATATGTAGAAAAAGGGTTTTCATAGTATGGAAGAATTTAAACTCGTATCGGATTTTAAACCTACAGGTGACCAGCCAGAGGCAATAGATAAACTTGTTTGGGGGATTAAGAAAGGATTTAGGTTTCAAACCCTTCTTGGTGTAACAGGATCTGGAAAGACTTTCACAATGGCAAATGTTATCGCAAGAGTTCAAAAACCTACACTTGTTATCTCCCATAATAAAACACTTGCTGCACAACTTTATTCTGAATTTCGGAGATTCTTCCCCGAAAATGCAGTTCACTATTTCGTGAGTTACTATGATTTTTATCAACCGGAGGCTTATGTGCCACAAATTGACCTTTATATTGCAAAAAATGCTGACGTAAACGAGGATATAGCTCGCTTGAGGCATGCAACAGTAAGGGCTCTTCTTGAGAGACGAGATGTTATAGTAGTTGCATCTGTTTCCTGCATCTATGGTTGGGACTCACCAGAGGAGTATAAGGAACAACTCTTTACAATAAAAATTGGGGAGAAAATTAACAGGCTCAACATTGCAATGAACCTTGCAAGACTTCAATACGAGAGGAACGATATAAACTTCAAAAGTGGCACCTTTAGAATGCGTGGAGACATTATTGATGTTTTTCCTAAGGAATCTGAAACAGCGATAAGAATCGAACTGTTTGGTGATGAAGTTGATTCAATAGTAGAATTTGATCCCCTCACAAACGAACTTATAAGAAGATATTCTTCTTTTACATTCTTCCCTGCTCAACAATTTATAACAACACAAGAGCGTATACGAAAGTATGTTGATGAAATATTGAAAGAACTTGAAATGCGAGTAGAGTTTTTCAAATCACGTGGCAAGTTTGTTGAAGCAGAGCGCCTTGAAGAACGAACAAAATACGATATTGAGATGCTCCTCAATACAGGGTATTGTACAGGGATTGAAAACTACTCAAGGTATTTCTCTGGAAGAAAACCTGGCGAAGAACCGTACACACTTTTAAATTTCTTCCCAGAGGATTATCTACTTTTTATTGATGAATCCCATATAACAGTACCACAATTGCGAGGTATGTATCGTGGGGATCATGATAGAAAACTAACTCTTGTGAAATATGGGTTTAGATTGCCTTCGGCATTGGATAATAGACCTTTGAGATTTGAAGAATTTTTAGGACATATAAATCAGTGTATTTTTGTTTCAGCAACACCATCAGAATACGAACTTTCAGTAAGTGAACAAGTTGTTGAACAGTTAATTAGACCAACTGGTCTTGTTGACCCGGAAGTTGAGGTAAGACCTCAAAAGAATCAAATTGAAGACCTTATTAATGAGGTAAAATTAAGGGCGGAAATAGGAGAGCGAGTAATTGTTAACACTCTTACTAAAAAGTTTGCAGAAGATTTGACTAATTATCTTGTTGAAAAAGGCATAAAGGCAAAATATCTTCACTCGGATATAAAGACACTGGAGAGAGTTGAGTTACTGAAAGGGTTTAGATCCGGAGAATTTGATTGTATTGTTGGAGTAAATCTTCTTCGCGAAGGCCTTGATTTACCTGAAGTTTCACTTGTTGCAATTCTTGATGCAGATAAGGAAGGTTTTTTAAGAAGCGAAACCTCTCTTATTCAACTCATGGGAAGAGCTGCGCGAAATGTTTCTGGTAAGGTTATCATGTATGCAGATGTGGTATCAGATGCAATGAAAAAAGCAATACAAGAGACGAATAGGAGGCGAGAGAAACAACTTAAATACAACGAAGAGCATGGTATTACTCCTCAAACAATAAGAAAGGCAATAACTGATCTTATAGATCTACCTTGGAAAAAGGAAAGTGAACTTGAAGAAGTTATTAAAGTTGAGTCTCTTACTTATGAAGAGTTTATTGCGCTTATTACTGAACTTGAAGAGGAGATGCATCTTAAAGCAGAGGTTCTTGACTTCGAGGAGGCAATAAAGATTAGAGACAAGATAAACAAATTACTTGAGGAGTACAAGAAAATATATCCAAATCTAAGGAGAAAAAAATGAGAATAGGTCTTGCTTTGGGGAGTGGTGGCCCAAAAGGTCTTGCGCATATTGGTATCATAAAAGTTTTATTGAATGAAGGAATTTTGCCTTCAATAATAACGGGCTCAAGCATTGGTGCACTTATCGGTGGGGCATATGCAAAACTTGGAGATATTGAGGAAGTTGAAAAAATTGCAAAGTCTTATGATATGAAAACTGTTTTAACAGTTCTTTTCGATCCTACATTAAAGATGGGTTTGGTAAGAGGAAAGAAAGTGGTTGATTTTATTGAAAAAAACATAGGAGATGCAGAAATTTCAACGCTTGTACCGAAGTTTTTTCCTGTTGCAACCAATTTTAATAATGGAGAGCCATACGTATTTGAAAGAGGAAGCCTTGTTACGGGAATTCGTGCAAGCATTTCAGTCCCAATTTTCTTTGAACCAGTAAGGCATAATGGCTTGTTGCTCATGGATGGTGGTTTGTCTCAACAGGTACCAGTACGCACAGCGAAGGAAAAAGGTGCAGACTTTGTAATTGCGGTAAACTTATACGGAAAACTTTCCGAAACTCCATACAGAAAAATTAGCAGAGTTAATTTTTATAGAATCTTTTCAAATTCAATAGATATCCTTCAATATAATCTTGCAAGAGAGAACTGTAGAGACGCAGATATTGTAATTGCACCTGACGTTCAAGATATAGGTTGGGATTATTTTTGGAAACCTTCGGAAGTGATTGAAAGAGGAGAAAAAATTGCTTTAGAAAAACTTCCTGAAATTAAGAAGAAGTTAAATGCTTTAAAATAATTTAGGGGGGTATTACCCCCCTAAATTATCTAATTTTACTTTGTAGAAGTTCCCCTAAACGTTTAATACCTTCATCAATTTGCTCAAGAGTTGAAAGTGTGAAATTAAGTCTCATGTGCCTTTTGTCTTCGCCGTATGGATAGAAAGCGCTTCCTATTACATAAGCGACTTTCTTTTCCTTTACTGCTTCAATGAAAAGGGCGTCAGTATCAATATATTCTGGTGTTTCTACCCAAACAAACATACCGCCGTGAGGCTTAGTCCACGTAACTTCCTTAGGGAAATACTTTTCCATTGCATTCAACATGGTGTCTTTTTTCTCTTTGTAGACTTTGCGTACCTTATCAAGGTAATCATTCATATACCCATCTCTTATAAATTTGTCTGCAATATACTGTGTGGATGATGGAGAGCAAAGATCCGCTGCTTGCTTTGCAAGTGCAAGCTTAGAGATTGCAGTAGCATTTGCAATAATCCATCCTAATCTAAATCCAGGTGCTAAAATTTTACTAAATGTTCTTAAGCCGATTACATTTCCAATTTGGTCAAGTTCAAGAAGCGATGGAAATTTTTCTCCTTCAAATCTTATTTCTCCGTATGGGTCATCTTCAATTATTGGGATTTCGTAGGTATGAGAGATTCTCAAAAGTTCTTTTCTTCTTTCAAGGCTCAGCGTTACCCCAGCAGGGTTTTGGAAATTTGGAATAACATAAATAAGTTTGATGTTTACGCCTTTTCCTTGAAGTTCTTTAATTTTTTCTTCTAAGATGTCAGTTTTTATCCCTTCCTCATCAAGAGGCACTGTGACAAAATTTGCTTGGAATGCTTGCAAGGCTTGAAGGCCGCCAACGTATGATGGTGCTTCGACAATTACTGTGTCTCCTGGATCTACAAAAACTTTGGCTATTAAATCAAGTGCCTGTTGTGACGCAGTGGTAACAAGGACATTTTCAAGTCCAACGTTTTTGATTCCCTCTTCTTGCATCATTTTTACAATCGTTTCACGAAGAGGTTTTACGCCTTCTGTTGGGCCATACTGAAGCGCCTTACCTCCGTGATTCACAAAAACCTCTTTTGCAATTTCTCCTAAGATCTCTTTTGGGAAAAGGTTTGGATCCGGCATACCCCCCGCAAAAGAAATAATGTCTGGTGATTCAACAAGTTTGAGAAGTTCTCTAATTGCGGAAGCCTTCATTGTTTTACTTCTTGAAGAAAATTTTTCTTCCCACATTTTAAGGTTTTGACCTCCTTTCTTATTCATGCCATTATATTATATAAACTTCCATTTATTTACAAAACTTAATAAATCTCTGTAATTTAAGGATGTTCAATATCGGCCTCATTTGAAAAACCTCGTGATTCCCAGTAGCCTTTATAATTCGTATCTTCTGAAACTTCAATGCCTACAACCCACTTTGCCCATTTGTAGCCGTACTTTGCTTCTGCAACTACCCTAAAGGGAAATCCGTAGTCTTTTGGTAGCACAATTCCATTTACTTTGTACGCCAATAAAATTTTTTCATCTCTAATATATGTCAGGGGAAGTGAGGTGGTATAACCATCAACACAGTGGAAGATAATTGTATTTGCTTCATCTTTTATCTTTGCATCTTTTAAAATATCGTCAATTAAAACTCCTTCAAAAAGTAATTTTGAACTCCACCCCTCAACACAATTTAATTTCACAACTTTCTCATAGCGTTTGTATTTTGACAAAACCTCTTTATATGTTAGATTCAGAGGATTTTCAACGAGACCGTAAACACTGAGTTTGTAATTTGTAATATCGACACTTGGTTTTCCCTTAATGCCAAGTGCGGGAGTCTCAGACAAAGGTGTAAGTTTTTCTCCTTTATACTCTGTTACTTCAACTTCATTTAGGGTTTCAACTTTGTGAACTTTTGGGAGAGTAGAAATATATGATAGCGAAAGTATGCTTGCAATTATAAAGAGTAACAAGACAATTTTGTTTTTCATTGTGGAATCTTCTCTAATTCTTGTTTAAAGTTTTCAATGAGATTATTTTTTGCAAGTTCATATGCAGCCTTGATAGCGTTTTTTATTGCAAATCTTTTTGACCTTCCATGTGCCTTTACAGAAATTCCATCAACTCCCAGAAGGGGCGATCCACCAAAATTTTCATAGTTCAATTTGTTAAAGGCGTTTTTAAGAGCAGGTTTTAAAAGGAGTGCACCTATTTTATATACTATTGACTTAGTTATTTCTTCCTTAAGCATATCTACTGTAAACTCAAGTGCACCTTCATAGGATTTTTCAAGAATATTACCTGTAAAACCATCAGTTACGATAACGTCTGCCTTATGATACAGGATCTCGTGAGGCTCAATATTACCCTTAAACTCTTTTAGATTTTCTTTTAAGACTTTATAGGCTTCTTTTACAAGTTTTGTTCCCTTTTCTTCCTCTTCCCCAATGTTTAGAAGTCCTACAGTTAGATTTTCATTTTTGGTAAGTGTATATAGAAATGTCTTTCCGAGAATTGCAAGAATAAGATAATCCCGAGGCATAATGTCTACACTTGCACCTACATCAATAATAACACCAAAATCCCCATCTTTAAAGGGTATTACAACTCCAATACCAGGACGATTCACATCTTTTAATCTTCCAAGAGTAAACAACGATATTGCCATGTAGGCACCTGTATTGCCTGCCGTAACAAAACCATCTGCAATCCTTTCTCTTACAAGTTCAACCGCTTTATGCATTGATGAACCTTTCTTTTTAAGAAGCGCTTCTCTTGGCTTATCGTTCATTGTGATTACTTCATCTGCGTGCACTATTTCGATATTTTTTGTGAAGCCCTGAAGTTCCTTTTTTAACTCGTCACTTCTTCCGACGAGTAAAATTGATAAGTCAGAGAAATCGTTTATTGCAAGTCTTACAC contains the following coding sequences:
- a CDS encoding molybdopterin-dependent oxidoreductase translates to MKNKIVLLLFIIASILSLSYISTLPKVHKVETLNEVEVTEYKGEKLTPLSETPALGIKGKPSVDITNYKLSVYGLVENPLNLTYKEVLSKYKRYEKVVKLNCVEGWSSKLLFEGVLIDDILKDAKIKDEANTIIFHCVDGYTTSLPLTYIRDEKILLAYKVNGIVLPKDYGFPFRVVAEAKYGYKWAKWVVGIEVSEDTNYKGYWESRGFSNEADIEHP
- a CDS encoding carbohydrate kinase family protein, coding for MRRVLVLGENAVDVKIRLDDLILSDDENHIPEETSINFGGTGINFSFALKVLSETPVYFTPISLDAFGKSIRQFLEQNNIYYFDYSSEKPTPVVVSIISKDKRITIANIKGTAYVDITFNVFLNANLHYDYVYVSGGLLTERNPQIESFKIIKHIKEMGRAIFFDPQVRIGKDLPGFIETCEEIIPLSDIVLANEKEISVFGKDLLENFLERGGVLVVKRGKEGAKLITNVREHEVKGVSLKSVNVVGAGDVFNAAFIKSFINTNRLNESLEFANEFATRYVEKGFS
- the uvrB gene encoding excinuclease ABC subunit UvrB encodes the protein MEEFKLVSDFKPTGDQPEAIDKLVWGIKKGFRFQTLLGVTGSGKTFTMANVIARVQKPTLVISHNKTLAAQLYSEFRRFFPENAVHYFVSYYDFYQPEAYVPQIDLYIAKNADVNEDIARLRHATVRALLERRDVIVVASVSCIYGWDSPEEYKEQLFTIKIGEKINRLNIAMNLARLQYERNDINFKSGTFRMRGDIIDVFPKESETAIRIELFGDEVDSIVEFDPLTNELIRRYSSFTFFPAQQFITTQERIRKYVDEILKELEMRVEFFKSRGKFVEAERLEERTKYDIEMLLNTGYCTGIENYSRYFSGRKPGEEPYTLLNFFPEDYLLFIDESHITVPQLRGMYRGDHDRKLTLVKYGFRLPSALDNRPLRFEEFLGHINQCIFVSATPSEYELSVSEQVVEQLIRPTGLVDPEVEVRPQKNQIEDLINEVKLRAEIGERVIVNTLTKKFAEDLTNYLVEKGIKAKYLHSDIKTLERVELLKGFRSGEFDCIVGVNLLREGLDLPEVSLVAILDADKEGFLRSETSLIQLMGRAARNVSGKVIMYADVVSDAMKKAIQETNRRREKQLKYNEEHGITPQTIRKAITDLIDLPWKKESELEEVIKVESLTYEEFIALITELEEEMHLKAEVLDFEEAIKIRDKINKLLEEYKKIYPNLRRKK
- the plsX gene encoding phosphate acyltransferase PlsX translates to MVKIAVDGMGGDFAPKEIVEGVRLAINDFSDLSILLVGRSDELKKELQGFTKNIEIVHADEVITMNDKPREALLKKKGSSMHKAVELVRERIADGFVTAGNTGAYMAISLFTLGRLKDVNRPGIGVVIPFKDGDFGVIIDVGASVDIMPRDYLILAILGKTFLYTLTKNENLTVGLLNIGEEEEKGTKLVKEAYKVLKENLKEFKGNIEPHEILYHKADVIVTDGFTGNILEKSYEGALEFTVDMLKEEITKSIVYKIGALLLKPALKNAFNKLNYENFGGSPLLGVDGISVKAHGRSKRFAIKNAIKAAYELAKNNLIENFKQELEKIPQ
- the polX gene encoding DNA polymerase/3'-5' exonuclease PolX — encoded protein: MRNKEVAEKFYELAEVAELAGENPFKVKAYLEAARVIENLTIPIEDLAKEDKLDGIKGVGKSIAEKIKEYLETGKITKLEELKKVVPEGLLELEKVKGLGAKRVKILYEKLGIKNLEDLEKAAKEHKIRDLEGFGEKTEQKILEGIKSLRDKRTDRFLIGIALPIAESIVNLLSKNTPIEKHMICGSLRRMKDTIGDIDILVTSKNPSFVMDYFVQIPFVKEVLAKGDTKSSIITQEGIQVDLRVVENDSFGAAIQYFTGSKNHNVRLREIAIKKNLKLNEYGVFRLDDNAIIAGVKETDVYEALDLDWIPPEMREDTGEIELAMQHKLPTIVDYKDIKGDLHMHTKYSDGANTIEEMARKAISLGYEYIVVTEHAKALGVAHGLSIEEFKKEKEEINRLNRKFYPFKIFLGVELNILSDGSIDFDEKDLDIFDLCLAGIHTGMNQSESAITERIKKVLQIPKVKIIVHPTGRIINGRSEYSVNIDEIFREAKKYNKIFEINASFERLDLSDVNARKAVYEYGLKIAIGTDAHSTESMNNMRFGVGVARRAWLRKEDIINTKSLKEFEEFLREV
- a CDS encoding patatin-like phospholipase family protein — translated: MRIGLALGSGGPKGLAHIGIIKVLLNEGILPSIITGSSIGALIGGAYAKLGDIEEVEKIAKSYDMKTVLTVLFDPTLKMGLVRGKKVVDFIEKNIGDAEISTLVPKFFPVATNFNNGEPYVFERGSLVTGIRASISVPIFFEPVRHNGLLLMDGGLSQQVPVRTAKEKGADFVIAVNLYGKLSETPYRKISRVNFYRIFSNSIDILQYNLARENCRDADIVIAPDVQDIGWDYFWKPSEVIERGEKIALEKLPEIKKKLNALK
- a CDS encoding aminotransferase-like domain-containing protein — encoded protein: MWEEKFSSRSKTMKASAIRELLKLVESPDIISFAGGMPDPNLFPKEILGEIAKEVFVNHGGKALQYGPTEGVKPLRETIVKMMQEEGIKNVGLENVLVTTASQQALDLIAKVFVDPGDTVIVEAPSYVGGLQALQAFQANFVTVPLDEEGIKTDILEEKIKELQGKGVNIKLIYVIPNFQNPAGVTLSLERRKELLRISHTYEIPIIEDDPYGEIRFEGEKFPSLLELDQIGNVIGLRTFSKILAPGFRLGWIIANATAISKLALAKQAADLCSPSSTQYIADKFIRDGYMNDYLDKVRKVYKEKKDTMLNAMEKYFPKEVTWTKPHGGMFVWVETPEYIDTDALFIEAVKEKKVAYVIGSAFYPYGEDKRHMRLNFTLSTLEQIDEGIKRLGELLQSKIR